The Persephonella sp. KM09-Lau-8 nucleotide sequence TGAAATGGTTTTGTATAGATTGTGAACTACCCTTAAATAAATTTAAGGGCTTCACAGGGAGTTTGCTTACTTAGTGTAAGCCTTATCCCTGACAGGTGGTCACCACACCTTGCTACCCCTATCTGCCCATATACTCGGACAGACTTGGGGCTACTTTTAAGTTTTCCAAAAACTCTTATTCTTACCGTTTGCTTTAATCCTGTAATGCAATCGTAAAAACTCTTTTTAAACTTTTTAAGTATGTTTCTCGCTCCGTTTACATCTGCATTTACTAATCCTAATATGCTTTTAAATATTCCTCTATGTTTCCTTGCTTCAGGTGTGTAATTTTCTTTGCTGACAGCTACATCTTTTAAGCTGTCCACACCTGAAGTGAAACTTTCATCTACAAGGATTGTTTTTATTCCGTATTCCTCTGCTTTATATTCTATTTGCTTTGATACTCTACCGTGTGATAGTAAGCTAAGCATCTGGTCTATTATGCTTGATAGTCTGCTTCCTTTGTTTTTGCTTTCTTGTAGTTTTCCTATTACTATGTGAGACACTTTATATTTTTTTGCAAGTTCTACTATTAGATTTGAAACTTTATGGCTAAAGTCTCTTATCAGGTTATTTATTCTCTTTTGTATCCTGTGGAGTATCTTATCTACTCTGTTTGTTGAAACTCCTTTGTTTAACAGATTATCTCTTTTCTTTTGCCATTTGGCTAATTTCTTTAGGTATTTTCTTAATAGGGATTGTATTCCTTTTCCATCTACTATATAGCTTATTGGCTGGTTCTCTATCACAATCGTCGCAAAGTTTGATACTCCATAGTCTGTTGCTAATACTTTATCTGTTTGTGGTTTGGTTTCCTTTATTTCTTTCTCATATACTATATTTAGCCTGTATGTTATATTGCCGTATGCTTTGTATGGTGTGATTTGTATATTTAACACATTTAACTGACTTAGGTCTAATCCTGTTTCAATTCTCAAGTAATCTATGTCTATACTGTGTTTTTCTTTTAGGTGTTGTTTCAGCTCTTTTGATAGAGACAGTCTTATTGTGTTTCCTTCTATCTTAAATCCTGTTTTGTCGTAAATTACTGGTCTATGTGGTAGGGATTTTTTATTATATTTTGGTGGTTTTACTGGTGATAGGTATTTTTCTGGTGCCTGTAGATAGTCAAAAAAGTTTTGCCAGCTTCTTGAAAGTTCGTCTAATGTTATCTGTGCTGTTCTGCTTTGTAGGGATTTCTTATGTATAGAAGTATCTTTTAATTTGTTGTATAGGTCATACTTGTTTGGTTTTGCAAGTTTATTTTTCACGAGGTAGTTTGCCTCATTCCATAGTTTTCCTGCGTGGTAAGTTAGATAGCCTAATACTATGTTTGTGGTTGGGTCTGCATTGTTAAGCTCTATTCTTAAGCTTCTTTTTACTTTTAAATTTTTCATTTTTTGTTATCCTATTGTAAACTAACGAGAAAAGCAAGCCTTTTAAGAAAAAAATGAAAATTTAAACGCTTAAAGGGTTTTTACGGCTTACGCTTTCTTTGAAGTATCCTATTTCTACTAATTCTTTGAATTAGGCGAGCCGAAGGTGAGCCAGAATGGGTTTTAGAAAGCAAAATTTTTTTATAAGATATTTTTGATTTCTCTCAGGAGAGGTTAAATGAAAGAAATTAAGCTTACAATAGATGGACAGGAAATAACTGTCCCCGAAGGAACAACAGTTTTAGAGGCAATAAAAAAATTAAATAAAGTGGTTCCTACCTTCTGTTATCATCCTAAGCTGCCTGTTTTTGGTGGTTGCCGTATGTGTCTTGTTTATGAGAAAAGATGGAGAACCAATATAATTGCCTGTGCAACTCTAGCTCAGGAAGGGATGGAAATAGAAACAGAAAACAAACAGACCTTTGAAGAAAGAAAATTTATCCTTGAGATGCTTTTTACCCGTCATCCATTAGACTGTCCTATCTGTGATAAAGCAGGTGAGTGTGATTTACAAAACTGGGGAACTTACTATGGGCCCCAGATAAATCCTTCTACTATAACCCCTTTTGAAAAAATCAGACCTGAAGAAGACTGGCAGAGTGATTATTTTGAGTTTGTATCAAATAGATGTGTTTTATGCCTTAGATGTATAAGCGTTTGTAAAAATGTGGTTGGAGCTGATGCTCTGTTTCAGGAAGAAAGGGGATTTGAGATATTAATATCCCCTGATAAAAAGCCTATGGACAGTGAAAGCTCCTGTGAAGCCTGTGGATTATGTGTTGATGTTTGTCCTGTCGGGGCAATCTTATTTAAACCGTTTAAGTTTAATGCAAGGGCATGGCTTCTTGACGAAACTGTTACTTACTGCGGAATGTGTTCAATGCAGTGTCCTGTAGCAATAGACCACGACCAACAGAAAATATACAGAATTCGCTCAACAGCAGACCTTGAAATATGTGCAGGTGCATATCTGGGGTATGATATACATTCCTCCAACAGACTAAAAGGTGCTTTGATAAACGGCCAGACTACCGATATAAACAAAGCCATGGAAAAAGTGGCACATATAATAAATGAAGCACCCCAAGAAACTGCTGTAGTAGTTTCACCTTATATAGAAAATGAAGCACTGGATAAGCTCAAAAAGCTGCAGGAAAAAACAGGAATATATGTAAGTTCAACAGCTTCAATCACGCTTTTACCGGTAATAAAAGGCTTCATAGAAGAAAATGGCAGTTATACACTTCCGGATAAAAATGATATTTTAGAGGCAGAAAGAATAATTGTTGCTGGAAATAATGTTGCAGATACAAATCCTGTAATCAGTTATTTCTTCCACAAAAACTACCTTGAAGGATTTGAGATAGGAAAAGATAAGGAAATAATTTTTGTCGGTGAAAAACTTGGACATCTAAAAAAATATAACCCTAAACATATTCAGACAGATGATTTATCCCAGATAAAAAATATAAGCTTAGATGAAAGTACTGTTGTTGTTTATTCCACTACAGCATTAAAAGGTAAAACTGCCTATGAATTTGGAAAACTTCTTGGACAGCTCCATAAAGAAACAAAGACCAAAGTCCTAATACTTCCTCAAGAAACAAATGCTTATGGAATAATAAATAAACTTGACCTTGATTATCTACCTGATATTCTCCAAAAAATTAAAAAAGGAAAAATCAAAAATCTAATTTTGTATGGAGAAGATATAGTAGACCATATATCAGATGAAGAACTGCAAGAAATTTATACACAATTGGAAAACAGCGTTGTAATAACACCCTTCTCAGATGGATTGGCTTTATCCTCGAACATAGCAATTGGCTCAGCTCTCTGGATGGAAAAAAGTCAAACAACAGAAGGCTTTGGAGGCATAAGAAAAGGCAGAAAAGCATTTGAAAATATATTCACAGAAGAATATCTTACAGATAAGATTTTGCAAATGGTAAAGACAATACCAGTATCTATAAGAGAAGAAAAGCAAGAAATTGAGTTTTACAACTATGAAGGATTTGATTATCCTCAGATAAATCTCTGGGATTTTGGGTATTTAGGTAGAAGGTCTAAAAATCTGGCAGATATGAGGGTAAAACGCTCTCAATTAATTTATAAGGAGGAGTAAAAATGGAAGATAAAAATATTGAAAATACGCTTAAAAAGATGGCTATTGTTTTAGATAAAGTTGTTAAAAAAGTGGACGAGCTGGATAAAAGGATTACAAAACTTGAGATGAAACTTCTTGCAGAAGAGGGTAAAAAAGAGACCACTACCCAGCCACAACAACCACAACCAGAAAGCAGAAGCACAGCTGGTATAGGGAGCTTTGGAACAGGATTTTTAAGCTCACTTTTTGGAACATTTGCAGGAATGAGCCTTTTTAACTTGCTTTTTAATAATAATATCTCTGCACATGAAGTTGCACAGCAATCGGGACTTTCTGAGGATGAACTATCAGAGATAGACCACAAACTTGATGAGCTATCACAGGAAATCTCCCAGATAGATGAAAAACTTGATGAGATAGACCAGAGTATAGATGAGATAACAGATAACAGTATTGAGCCTGATATCACCGATTTTGGTTTTGATGATTTTGATACAGGATTTGATGATATAGATATGGTGTAGGGGTAGAAAATGGACATAAAAATGGGTGTTGCTAAAGCTGGAATAAAACCTTCCGGAGATTACGATATTCTTGTTTTAAAATTCAAACCATCTGTTTATAGTCTTGTTTTAACCCAGAACTCCCTTGCAGCAGCACCTGTTATTTATGATAAAAATCTTAGAGTAAAAACAGATAAAATTTCTGCAATTGTTGTAAATAGCGGAAATGCAAATGCAGCAACAGGAGAGCAGGGATTAAAAAATGCAATTAGAATGGCACAGCTAACATCACAGCTTTTAGATATTCCAGATGACCAGACTTTTGTTTTTTCTACAGGGGTTATAGGTGTTCAGCTTCCTATGGCAAAGGTTGAAAAAGGAATAAAACAGGCCTGCGAAAATCTCACAGACCTTGACCTTGAACTTGCAGCAAGGGCAATATCCACAACAGATAGCTTTCAAAAATATTACACTTTATCAGACCAGATAGACGGAAAAATGTTTCAGATTGTTGGTATTGCCAAAGGGGCAGGGATGATACATCCTTCAATGGCAACAATGCTTGCTTATATATTTACAGATGTAAAAATTGAAAAATTCCTTCTTGACGAACTTATGAAAGAAATCACAGAAAAAAGTTTTAATTCAATAGATGTGGATGGTTGTGAAAGCACAAATGATAGTTTTTTAGTGGTAGCAACAGGTGAAAGTGAACTTGAGATAACAGAGGAAAATAAGAAAATTTTCAAAGAAAAACTCCTTAAAGTTGCCACTGAGCTGGCAAAAATGATTGTTCGGGATGGAGAAGGTGCAACAAAACTGATACAGATTAACGTTCATCAGGCAATCTCTGAAGAAGAAGCCAAAAAAATAGGAGAGGCTATAGCTCTATCAAATCTATTTAAAACAGCCATGTTCGGAAACGACCCAAACTGGGGAAGAATTCTTTCTGCTGTTGGACAGCTTCATCTGGATATAGATTTTTCAAAAGTGAAGCTATATATTGGGAATTTTCTGATATATGACGGAAAACCTACCGAATATGATAGACAAAAAGCAGAGGAATATCTGAAAAATAACTCAGAAATTACAATAGAGCTTTATCTTGATAGAGGAGATAAAAACTGGACTTACTATACCTGTGACCTTACATATAAGTATGTTGAAATTAATGCAGAATATACAACCTGAATTTAGGTTTATTTTTTGATGTAAATCCTTCAACTTATAAAAAACTCTAAGTATGATTTTATCAGCTTTTTTTCGTAAAATAAGTATTGACATTAATTCTGTTTACCCTTACTTTTAATAGTAATCATTACTAATAAGGAGTCAGAAATGGAAAAGGAAAAAATAATAATATTTGATACAACCCTAAGAGATGGTGAGCAGGCTCCCGGATTTTCTATGACCGTTGAAGAAAAAATAACAATGGCACAACAACTTGAAAGACTTGGGGTTGACGTTATAGAAGCAGGTTTTGCTGCAGCATCACAGGGAGATTTTGAAGCAATAAACTCCATAGCAAAGACAGTTAAAGAGCCTATTGTATGCTCTCTTGCAAGAGCCCTTGAAAGTGATATAGAAAGGGCAGGCGAAGCCCTTGCCCCTGCAGAGAGAAAAAGAATTCATACATTTATAGCAACTTCTCCTATACATATGCAGTATAAACTCAAGATGACACCAGAACAGGTATTGGAAAGAGCCGTTTCAGCGGTAAAATTTGCAAGAAATTTCACTGATGATGTTGAATTTTCAGCAGAAGATGCATTCAGGTCAGAAAGGGATTTTCTGTTTAAAGTGTTTGAGGCTGTTATAGATGCAGGAGCCAAAACCATAAATGTGCCTGATACTGTTGGATATGCAATACCTGATGAATTTGGACAGCTAATAGCCGACATAAAAAATAATGTTCCTAATATAGACAAAGCTGTTATATCTGTTCACTGCCATAATGACCTTGGTCTTGCTGTTGCAAACTCTCTGTCTGCAATAAAAAATGGTGCAAGACAGGCACATGTAACAATTAACGGTATCGGAGAAAGAGCCGGTAATGCTGCCCTTGAAGAAGTTGTTATGGCAATAAAAGTTAGAAAAGACTACTTCAAAGATGTTTATACAACAGTAAACACAAAAGAAATCTATAAAACAAGCAGACTGCTTTGCAGAATAACAGGTAGCTTTGTTCAGCCTAACAAAGCTATTGTTGGAGACAATGCTTTTGCCCATGAGGCAGGCATCCATCAACATGGCTTACTTGCCCACAGGGAAACCTATGAGATAATGAGAGCCGAAGATGTGGGAGTCCCTGAATCTAAAATAGTTCTTGGTAAACACTCAGGAAGACATGCATTTAAAACAAGACTTGAGGAACTGGGATACAGAAATCTAACAGAGGCAGAGATAGACCATCTGTTCAAAAAATTCAAAGAACTGGCAGACAAGAAAAAAGAGGTATTTGATGAAGATATAGAAGCATTGCTACTTGAAGAGCTATTCAAAAGCTAT carries:
- a CDS encoding RNA-guided endonuclease TnpB family protein, producing MKNLKVKRSLRIELNNADPTTNIVLGYLTYHAGKLWNEANYLVKNKLAKPNKYDLYNKLKDTSIHKKSLQSRTAQITLDELSRSWQNFFDYLQAPEKYLSPVKPPKYNKKSLPHRPVIYDKTGFKIEGNTIRLSLSKELKQHLKEKHSIDIDYLRIETGLDLSQLNVLNIQITPYKAYGNITYRLNIVYEKEIKETKPQTDKVLATDYGVSNFATIVIENQPISYIVDGKGIQSLLRKYLKKLAKWQKKRDNLLNKGVSTNRVDKILHRIQKRINNLIRDFSHKVSNLIVELAKKYKVSHIVIGKLQESKNKGSRLSSIIDQMLSLLSHGRVSKQIEYKAEEYGIKTILVDESFTSGVDSLKDVAVSKENYTPEARKHRGIFKSILGLVNADVNGARNILKKFKKSFYDCITGLKQTVRIRVFGKLKSSPKSVRVYGQIGVARCGDHLSGIRLTLSKQTPCEALKFI
- a CDS encoding 2Fe-2S iron-sulfur cluster-binding protein, with amino-acid sequence MKEIKLTIDGQEITVPEGTTVLEAIKKLNKVVPTFCYHPKLPVFGGCRMCLVYEKRWRTNIIACATLAQEGMEIETENKQTFEERKFILEMLFTRHPLDCPICDKAGECDLQNWGTYYGPQINPSTITPFEKIRPEEDWQSDYFEFVSNRCVLCLRCISVCKNVVGADALFQEERGFEILISPDKKPMDSESSCEACGLCVDVCPVGAILFKPFKFNARAWLLDETVTYCGMCSMQCPVAIDHDQQKIYRIRSTADLEICAGAYLGYDIHSSNRLKGALINGQTTDINKAMEKVAHIINEAPQETAVVVSPYIENEALDKLKKLQEKTGIYVSSTASITLLPVIKGFIEENGSYTLPDKNDILEAERIIVAGNNVADTNPVISYFFHKNYLEGFEIGKDKEIIFVGEKLGHLKKYNPKHIQTDDLSQIKNISLDESTVVVYSTTALKGKTAYEFGKLLGQLHKETKTKVLILPQETNAYGIINKLDLDYLPDILQKIKKGKIKNLILYGEDIVDHISDEELQEIYTQLENSVVITPFSDGLALSSNIAIGSALWMEKSQTTEGFGGIRKGRKAFENIFTEEYLTDKILQMVKTIPVSIREEKQEIEFYNYEGFDYPQINLWDFGYLGRRSKNLADMRVKRSQLIYKEE
- the argJ gene encoding bifunctional glutamate N-acetyltransferase/amino-acid acetyltransferase ArgJ; translation: MDIKMGVAKAGIKPSGDYDILVLKFKPSVYSLVLTQNSLAAAPVIYDKNLRVKTDKISAIVVNSGNANAATGEQGLKNAIRMAQLTSQLLDIPDDQTFVFSTGVIGVQLPMAKVEKGIKQACENLTDLDLELAARAISTTDSFQKYYTLSDQIDGKMFQIVGIAKGAGMIHPSMATMLAYIFTDVKIEKFLLDELMKEITEKSFNSIDVDGCESTNDSFLVVATGESELEITEENKKIFKEKLLKVATELAKMIVRDGEGATKLIQINVHQAISEEEAKKIGEAIALSNLFKTAMFGNDPNWGRILSAVGQLHLDIDFSKVKLYIGNFLIYDGKPTEYDRQKAEEYLKNNSEITIELYLDRGDKNWTYYTCDLTYKYVEINAEYTT
- a CDS encoding 2-isopropylmalate synthase, whose translation is MEKEKIIIFDTTLRDGEQAPGFSMTVEEKITMAQQLERLGVDVIEAGFAAASQGDFEAINSIAKTVKEPIVCSLARALESDIERAGEALAPAERKRIHTFIATSPIHMQYKLKMTPEQVLERAVSAVKFARNFTDDVEFSAEDAFRSERDFLFKVFEAVIDAGAKTINVPDTVGYAIPDEFGQLIADIKNNVPNIDKAVISVHCHNDLGLAVANSLSAIKNGARQAHVTINGIGERAGNAALEEVVMAIKVRKDYFKDVYTTVNTKEIYKTSRLLCRITGSFVQPNKAIVGDNAFAHEAGIHQHGLLAHRETYEIMRAEDVGVPESKIVLGKHSGRHAFKTRLEELGYRNLTEAEIDHLFKKFKELADKKKEVFDEDIEALLLEELFKSYEEVKLIYFHVLSGNRAIPSSTVKIEKDGEEIISTSSGDGPIDSALKALEKALGITGRLKDYTIRSLSAGKDAMGEVRVVVDFGGTISSGKGTSTDIIEASVKAYLDAYNRYLARKIFLEKRITEGI